Sequence from the Curtobacterium sp. MCLR17_007 genome:
GAACCCGACCGGGACCTCCCACAGGCGGCGACCGAGCGACTCGGCGACGCGGTCGATGATGCTCGACGACACCAGCGTCTTGCCGATCGCGGCGTCGTCCCGCCAGGCCGGACGGTGCGCGTACAGGTACTCGATGGCGACCGCGAGGTAGTGGTTCGGGTTCATCAGGCCGCCGTCGGGCGTGACGATCCCGTGGCGGTCCGAGTCGGCGTCGTTGCCGGTCAGGACGTCGAAGTCGTCCTTGTGCGCCAGGACCGAGGCCATCGCCGAGGGGCTCGACGGGTCCATCCGGATCTTGCCGTCCCAGTCGAGCGTCATGAACGACCAGGTCGGGTCGACGTCCGGGTTCACCACGGTCAGGTCGAGGCCGTAGTGGTCGCGGATGAGGTTCCAGTACGGCAGCGACGCACCACCGAGCGGGTCGGCGCCGATCTTCACGCCGGCCTGCTTGATCGCGGCGATGTCGATGATGTTCTCGAGGTCGGCCACGTAGGTGTGCAGGAAGTCGTAGCGGTCCGGGTTGGCGTGCTCGGTGCGCTGGACCTCGGCGTTGCCGCCCTCGATGATCGCGTTGGCGCGGTTCGCGATCCACGAGGTGGCGTCGCTGTCGGCCGGTCCGCCGTGCGGCGGGTTGTACTTGAAGCCGCCGTCGCGGGGCGGGTTGTGGCTGGGCGTGATGACGATGCCGTCCGCCGTGTCCGGGTTGCCGGCACGGTTGTACCGGATGATCGCGTGGCTGAGCGCCGGGGTGGGCACGTAGCCGTTGTCCTGGTCGGCCAGGACGTGCACGCCGTTCGCGGCGAGGACCTCGAGCGCCGTGCGCTCGGCGGGACCGGACAGCGCGTGCGTGTCGCGACCGATGAACAGCGGGCCGTCGGTGCCCTGCGACTGCCGGTACTCGACGATCGCCTGCGTGATGGCGGCGATGTGGGTGTCGTTGAAGGCCGAGTCGAGCGACGAACCGCGGTGACCCGACGTGCCGAAGACGACCTTCTGCTCGGGCACCGACACGTCCGGCACGCGGTCGTAGTAGGCGGCGACGAGTTCGTCGAGGTCGACGAGGTCGTCTGCGGTCGCTGGGGTGCCGGCGCGGTCGTTCATGCGTCCATCCTGGCACCACGACCTCCGGGTCGTTCGAGGATGACGGCGGCCCTCGGTAGGCTCGGCGCGAGCGGTGGAGGGCACCGCGGGTCGGGGGAGACCATGGGGCAGGTCGTACGTGCGGACGCCGCGCTCGTCGCCCGCGTGCGCCGTGACACGACGCGCGTGGTCGAGACCGCCCCCGGAGCGGTCCTGTCCTGGGCGGCCACGCACCTGTTGGCCGAGCACGGCTGGCGCTGGCGGCCCTCCGGTGCCGTACCCGCATCGGACGCCGTCGGTGACCTGCTGCACGTCGACCTGACGATCGAGCACGCCCCGTCGCCGCGCCTGGTGCTCGGGACGACGCCGGCCCGGTTCCTGGGGGCGTTCGACCGCACCGTGACCCATTCTCCGTACGAGGGCGCCGAGGCACTGTCACCGTCCGCGCTGACCGCGCTCGCCGAGCGGCGCTCGCCCGTGTCGTCGACCCTCGTGGTCAGCAGCCCGGACGCCACCGTCGGTGGCCTGCTGGTCGTGGAGCGCGGGCCGCGCTCCGTCTTCGAGACGCTGCGCGTGGTGGTCGCGATCGACGACCGTGGCGCGGTGCGGGACCGACTGCAGGCGGGCCTCCTGGCCGTCAGTCAGGGTCGCCACCCGCAGTCCGGACTGTTCTCGACCAGCCGTGGTCGCCTGGACGGGGTGACGGAACCGGTCCTGCGTGGGCCGACGACGCCGCTTGCCGTGTTCGCGGGCGCTCGCGCCGTGCGTACCCGGGGTCTGAGTGGGCGGATCGACCAGCTGGGCGGGACGCCTGTCGGGCCGGTCCGGGCACCGGGCGCACTGTTCTGGTTCGACGGCGACGAGCCGCAGCGCTGGTTGGCCGCGGTCGACCTCGCGCGCGGCGTCCGCGCCGATGACTTGCACCGGGCGACGTCGTCACGCGACGATGGGACGCGAACGGGGGAGGTTCGATGAGCACGGGGAGCTGGAAGATCGACCCGGCGGGGGTGCAGACGGTGCTCGACGGCATGCAGACGTCGCTCGACGGCACTGCCGCGGCTCTGCAGTCAGTGCAGACCGGGGTTGCCGACGCATCGGGCGGTGCCGGTGCCGTCGTGAACGAAGCGCTCGGTGCCTTCGTCGACCAGGTCAGCGACGACGTCGACCAGGTGACGTACCGGCTCGTCGGCGGGGTGCAGGGCGTGCGCGGGGCGGTCAACGCCTACGTGCAGGGCGACCTCGAGATGGCAGCCGACTTCCAGCGCGTCGGCACCACGGCCCACGAGACCCACGACATCTCGCTGTTCGTCCAGAACGCGTCGACCGACGGTTCGACACGGGCCCCGGGGGTGGACCGGTGAGCGGCGTCCCGATCGGCGACCACGGGCTCGTCGATCCCGATGGCATCCCCGGTGCCGAACTCGACCTGACGACCGTGTCCGCCGCGGCGACGACGATCTCGGGCGGCGGCGAGGCGATGCGCACCGTCGCCGACGAGATCCCCGGCAAGTGGCAGGCGCTCGCCGGGGTGTACGAGGCACCTGAGTCCGGCCAGGTCCTGACGTTGATGGACCCCGTGGTCGACGACACCCACACGATCGGCACCGCTGCCCGCGGTGTGGCCAAGGCGCTCGACACGTACGCATCCGACGCGGCCGGACCGAAGAAACAGCTGGACGACCTGCGCGTCGAGGCCACGGCGTTCGTCGCCCGCGTCCGGGGCGGCGTGCCGAAGGCGACCTCGCCCTACACGACCACGACCGCGCCGCAGGTCGACGGCTCGTGGAACGCCTACGGCGCGACCCGCTCCGACGCCCCGCCGGAGAAGACGACCGTTCCCTGGTACGAGGACGTCGTCACCAAGCACGAGAACGACGACATCATCCGGCGGATCAACACGCAGGTGGCGCTGCTCGAACAGGCGCAGGCAGACTGCGCGACCGCGATCAAGACCGCGTCCGGGGCGTCTCTGAAGGGTGCGTACGTCGCCCCCACCGAGAACGACCTCAACGCGCGCGGCATCGACCTGCCGTGGAGCAAGCCCGGCACTGCCGAGGGCAAGACCTGTGGCGAGCAGTTCTCCGAGGGTGCGACCGACGAACTGCTCAACTCGCTCGAGAGCGGCATCCACATGCTCGGGTTCGACAACCAGGGTGACTGGTCGACGGACACCCTCGGGTCGACGTGGGGCGGGGTCGTCGACGGCGCGGCCACCATCGGGCTGTTCCTGTCGCCGTTCGCGTGGCTCGATGCGGCGCTCGACCCGAAGGGGGACGCGGCGAAGGCGCACGACGCCGCTGGCAAGGCGCTCGGGGACTGGTGGAGCGGCGCGCAGGAGCACCCGGGCGCTGCCGCGGGCGCCGCCGCGATGGGCTTCGGGCTCGGCCTGGCCGGACCCGGAGGGCTCGCGAAGGACACCGCGAAGGCGACCGAGCTGGCCGAGGGGCTGGGCAAGCTCGGACTGCACGGGCTGAGCCGCGACGTCCGTTCCTGGGTCGAGAACGGCGCGTCGAAGCAGAGCGTCGACGCGCTGCACGACCTGGTCGACCGGACGTACCGGGACTACGCGGGCAGCGACGACTTCACGCCGGGGCTCGGCAAGGGTGACGGCTCCTTCGACCAGATGCTGCGCGGCGAGATGGCCCAGTTCGCGGACGAGCACCCCGACCTGCTGCGACCGCACGACGAGGCCTCGTTGCCGCACGGGGTCGAGTCGAAGCCGTTCACCGCCGCCGGAGGGCTGCAGGCCGCCGAGCAGGCGGGCGGGCACACGCTCGAGCGGCACGTCCGGACAGACCTCCACGGGAAGGAGCTCGACGACTGGATCCGGTCCCGGAACAACGGAACGACTCCGAACAGCACCTACACGCTTCCCGTCGATCACGTCGACCGGCTGGTCGCGAACAACCTGGACTTCAACCACGGTGCGATCCAGGAGTGGTTGCGCTCGAACCAGGGGCCGGGCAAGCCGACACCGACCGAAGGATTCGATTGGCCGGCCGATCGCGTCGTGGGCCGCGGATACGAACCAGGTCGGGTCCCGCCGATGAATGACGACACCGTGGTTCGCGTCGTGCTTCGTTGGAATCCCGGCGGCGAGCCGCCGTACCGGGTCATTACCAGCTATCCGAAGGCGACGGTGGAGAATTGAATGACGACGAGCGACGGGCGCTCATCGCCAAGGTCCCCCATGTCCGGAATCTGCTCGGAGCCGTGTTCAACTATGACTGGGACCTGGACCACGAGGATGCTGAGGCCGCCTACGCGTCGGTGTTCGACGACCTCGGTGCTGAAGCGCGAGCCGAGTACGAGCGTGAGGCGCAGTTACTCGAGCGGGAGCTGACGTCTGAGACCGACGTGCAGGAGTTCCTGAACTTCGTCGGATCCGGGCTCGCGCCCAGTTTGCACCTCGGAGTGCCGCTCGCCGACTGGCCGCGGTCCCTGGTCCGCAGGATCAGGCAGTCGACGTGAGCGACGAGGAAATCGGACTCCGCCGCACGTGGTTGGACGCGCTCGTCGAGCGGCTGGCTCAGGGACTGTGAACCGGAGTGGAGAGCACCACGAGCTCATTCGTTGCACGTCCGACATCCACGACTTCCTGGCCGGGGACTTCAATCCCAACAGCGACCACCCCGACGCAGAAGCGGTGAACGCCGAAGTCCTCGATTGGCCCGCTGATCGCATGGTTGGGCGCGGTTTCAACCCATCACGGGTGCCGCCGATGAGCGACAGCACCGTGGTGCACGCGGTCCTCAAGTACGACACATCTCAGCAGCCTCCGTGCGTCGTCCTGACGTCGTACCCGATCGGGGAGATGGGATGACGCGGAGCGACGACTATCGAGAACTCGTCCGTTGGGTTCCCCTGATCCGGAGCCTCCTGGCCGCGTCCTTCAACTACGACTGGATGCTCGATCACCCCACGGCCGAGTCCGTCTACGACGACGTCTTCTCCGGGATCTCGGAAGCAGAACGCAAGGAGTACCTCGACCAGGCCACAGTGCTCCAAGAGCACCTTCGCGACGACGATGCAGTCGCTGGGTTCCTCAGCTTCGTTCACACGGGCCTCGTGCCGCAGTTGGACTTCGGGCTGACGCCGAAGACTTGGCTGGACGCACTCGTCGCGCGCCTGGAGAACTCGTCGGGATGAACCAACAGCAGATCGAGATCAGGTGACGACTTCTCCGGAACGTCTCCGTGAACTCGGACGTCTCGCACCGCACATTTACGACTTCCTGGCCGCAGACTTCAACGTCGACTGGGACCTCGACCATCTCGATGCAGAAGCTGTGTACCGGAACGTCCTCGATGGACTCCTACCGTCCGAGCGGACGCTGTATCTCTTCGAGGCCCACCTGCTCCGCAATGCGCTGACGGACGACGAGAACGACACCGAGCGTCGCGTGGTCGTAGACGATTGCTTCATACCCCTACTACGAGGTGTGCACCTCGTACCCGATGAGATGAGACCCGTGGACCTCGACGAACTCACAGCGCGCTTTCCGCGCTTCTGGACACTGATCGGCGGGTACTTCAACGACGACTGGCGCGACGACTACGAAACGGCTGAGGGCGTGTATGACGACGCACTCCGCCGGATGACCCGCAGCAAAGTCGAGCAACTCGACGCTGAGCTGGAGTCCATTGCCGTTGACTTCCCGACCGGTGATGACGTTGAGCGTCTGCTCGACGCACTGGGCACCGGACTCGACCCCTTGCTCGACACCGGCCGAACCCCGGCTCAGTGGCTCGAGGATCTTCGGCGGTACGTGCGTGGCGATCTTGGTGCTCGTACCTCATGAGGGTGCTGACCTGCGATGGGCGGGAGCGGGGATGGACCCCGCGCACGCGACAATGACCCACCTCACGACCTCGATGAAGGAGCACGAATGAGCCACAGCGTCAGGACCGGCACGTCGGTCTTCACCGGCGGGACCGACGACGCCAACCGGATCGTCGCGTACGCCCTCGACGCCAATCACCTGCGGATCCGCGCCTGGGTCGCCGAGGACTGTCCGAAACCCCTCCGGATCTACGCCGTCCCCGGTGGGGTCACGGGGCGCGGCATGCCGTTCGGGACGATCCAGGACCTCGACGCCGTGCGGGTGGTCCTGACCGCGGCACCGGACCGGCCGACGGGCTACACCGTGCTGACGGCATACCCGGCGCCGGCCAGCATCACCGCGACGAACTTCACCGCGTTCGACGACTTCGTCGGTGCGTACTTCCACCAGGACTGGGCCGACGCGCCGTACGGGGGACCGGACGCGCTGGAACACTCCCTGGCGATCAGCTCGCCCGATGAGCAGCGCGCGCTGTTGGCCGACGTGCGTGACCTCGACGAGGCGCTGCCCGACGCGGCGGCGCTCGGCGGACGGCTGGTCGAACTCGACTGCAACTACGTACCCGAGGACGACGGGCTGGACGACCGGACATGGCTGCGGCAGGTGGCGGAGCGCCTCGAGCAGGAACTCGCCGCCTGACCGGAATCGCTCAGGCGGTGCGGAACGACCCGGTCACGGTGCGGAACGAGCCGGTGACGGTGCGGTTCGACGCGGTCACCGTGCCGCCACGACGGAACTGTGTGTCGACGAAGCGACCGAGCCGACCGGTGACCGGCACGCCCGTGTAGGTCCCGACGGATGCAGGAGTGCCGGCGCCGACGTAGGTGCCGAGCTCGTCGCGGTCCGCGATGCCGGAGACGAAGCTGCCGCCGAAGGGGGTGGTGGTGGTCGTCATGGGGATCTCCTCGGGTGTGGAGACGCCGCCGATGGCGCCGGTCCGACGCCCCGAGCGCCGTCGACTGGTGTCCACCACCGTACGCTGCTGTCTTGTATGATGCAAAACAACGGCGTGTCCGCCTGATCTCAGGCCACGAGCTCGCAGAAGCTCCGACCGGCTGCGGTCCAGCTCGACCGCGGCTCGAGCCCGGCGGCGAGCGCATGCCGGCGCAGCGCGTCGAGCCCGACCTCGGCCCACGGGAACTCGTCGCTCTCGTGGCCGTCCGCGTCCACGACGCGCGCCTGGTACGAGCGGTCCGCGGCCCGGTCGGTGTGGGTCTCGACGACCACCCGACCGCCGACACGGACGATGTCGCGACAGCGGGCGAGCAGGGCGACGGGGTCGCCGCCGATGCCGATGTTGCCGTCGAGGACGAGTGCGGTGTCCCAACGGCCCTCTTCGGGGACGGCCTCGAACACGGAGCCCTGCACCGCGCGGCCGCCCGAGCGCTGCGCGATCGCGACGGCCTCGGCGGACACGTCCACACCGAGCGACGGGATGCCGAGTGCGCGTGCGGCGACGAGCATCCGGCCGGGGCCGCAGCCGATGTCGATGACCGGGCCGTCGACGCCGTCGAGCAGCGAGCGGTCGACGCGGTCGGCCGCGGCGCTCCACCGGCCGACGTCCATCGTGACGGCGAGGTCGGGGCGGTCGGTGTCGGTCAGGCGCAGGCGCCCGTCCGAACGCAGGGCGCGCGCGTAGGGCTCGTCGCCGCCGGTGCCGAACGTGACGGCGGTCTGGGTGGTGTCGGTCATCGGGAGCCTCCGGTGGTGAGGACGGACGGGCTGGCGGCGAGGGCCGCGGCGAACGCGGAGTCGGGTGCGAGCTGGGCGACGCGGTGGGCGTCGTCGATCAGGTCGACGTCGAGCAGGGTGGGCAGGGTCCCGATGTCGAGTCCGGCGTCGACCAGGCGTGCGCGCTGCACTGCGCCGGTGTCGTCCTGGGACATCGGGACGCCGCGGAGGTACGTGCCGTCGGGGTCGCGGAGGTACAGCGACCAGAAGCCACCGTCCTCGGCGGGTCCGAACCACGCGTCGCGCTCGGGGGCCTCGAGCACCGGCGCGACGTCGTCGGCCGAGAACTGCGGGGTGTCCATGCCGACCAGCAGCGTGGGACCGGTCATGGTGTCGAACAGGAAGCCGAGTCGCTCGTCGAGGCCGCCGCCCGGCTGGTGCAGCACGTCGAAGCCAGCGGCCGCGTCGGGGACGACGTCACCGTCGAAGAACAGCACGCGGCGCGTGACGGGCAGCGCCTGCACGGTGCGCAGGGTGTCGTCGAGGCTGGCGGCAGCGACGCGCGCTGCCCCCTCGGCGGTGATGGCCGGTGCCAGGCGGGTCTTGACCTTGCCGGGCAGGCACTCCTTGGCGATCACGACCACCGTGACGTCGTCGACGGCGGTCATGCGTTCGTCCCTTCGGGAGCGGGAGCGGGAGCGGGAGCGGGAGCCGGGGCAGCAGCGGCCGCGGGGTGCGCAGCCGGAGCCGGAGCAGGGGCCGGCGCGACCGTGCGCACCCGGGCCTCCTGTCGGTACTTCCGCAACAGACGGGACATGTCGCGCACCGCATTGATCGTGCCGCGCAGCGTGCCGGTCACCTTGCTGTCGCCGATGCGCTGCTCGTACCCGATGTCGGACTCGTCGACCCGCCACCCCGCGGCGTGCGCGGCGAGCACCATCTCGAGCGGGTAGCCGCTGCGGCGGTCCTGCAGGTCGAGGGCGACCAGGTCGGCGCGGCGCATCACGCGCATCGGGCCGAGGTCGCGCAGCTTGTACCCGGTCGCCCGGCGCATCAGGACGGCGAGCACGCGGTTGGCGAAGCGGGCGTGGGGTGCCCACGCGGCTGGGGTCGTCGGCACGCGGCGGCCGAGTGCCAGGTCCGTGGAGCCGGTGGCGACGCGGGCGACGAGCGGGGGGAGCTCAGCGGGGTCCATCGAGGCGTCGGCGTCACAGAACGCGACGTACTCGGCGGTCGCAGCGGCGACGCCGGCAGCGCATGCCGATCCGAAGCCGCGTCGGGTCTCGGTGACGACGAGGGCGCCGTGGGCGCGCGCCACGTCGGCGGAGCCGTCGGTCGAGCCGTTGTCGACGACGATCGCGCGGTAGCCGTCGGGCAGCCGGCCGATCACCTTCGGCAAGGCATCTGCCTCGTCCAGGCACGGAAGGATCACGTCGACGTTCATGTCGACCATTCGGTGCGGTCGATCGTTTCGACGGGAGGGCGTTGCCATGCACACCAGGCAACCGGAGCGCGGTCGACGATGCACAGCGAGCCTGTACCCCCTGACCGGTTTCCGTTCAGGTTCACCCCGAACGGGGGGTCACCACCCGACGGACGGGAGGCTCGTGGCGGGCCCGCCACGAGCCTCCCGTCCGGTTGGTGGCCCTGTGGTGTGTCTCAGCGCACCGCTGCGCGCAACGGCGCGTCCGCGAACTCGCGCATGCCCCGCGCGAAGTCGACCTCGGCACGCCAGCCGAGCTCGTCGGCGATCCTCGCCGAGGACGCCGTGACGTGGCGGACGTCGCCGAGCCGGTACTCGCCCGTCACGACGGGCTCCAGGCCCGCGGTCCCGGCGATCGCAGCCGCCATGTCGCCGATGGTGTGCACGGTGCCCGAGCCGACGTTGTACGCGCGGAAGGAGTCGGCGGGCATGGTCCCGGTCGCGCCGATCGACGCGAGGTTCGCCCCGGCGACGTCGTCGACGTGCACGAAGTCACGGCGCTGGCGGCCGTCCTCGAACACGCGGGGTGCCTCGCCGCGCGCGATCGCGGACCGAAACAGCGACGCGACGCCCGCGTATGGCGTGTTCGCGGGCATGCCCGGGCCGTACACGTTGTGGTAGCGGAGCGCGATCGCTCGG
This genomic interval carries:
- the pgm gene encoding phosphoglucomutase (alpha-D-glucose-1,6-bisphosphate-dependent), which encodes MNDRAGTPATADDLVDLDELVAAYYDRVPDVSVPEQKVVFGTSGHRGSSLDSAFNDTHIAAITQAIVEYRQSQGTDGPLFIGRDTHALSGPAERTALEVLAANGVHVLADQDNGYVPTPALSHAIIRYNRAGNPDTADGIVITPSHNPPRDGGFKYNPPHGGPADSDATSWIANRANAIIEGGNAEVQRTEHANPDRYDFLHTYVADLENIIDIAAIKQAGVKIGADPLGGASLPYWNLIRDHYGLDLTVVNPDVDPTWSFMTLDWDGKIRMDPSSPSAMASVLAHKDDFDVLTGNDADSDRHGIVTPDGGLMNPNHYLAVAIEYLYAHRPAWRDDAAIGKTLVSSSIIDRVAESLGRRLWEVPVGFKWFVPGLIDGSVAFGGEESAGASFLRTDGTAWTTDKDGIILALLASEIVAVTGKTPSKLYDELTERFGAPVYQRVDAAASKDQKARLSKLDGDAITAETLAGDPITAKLSKAPGNDAAVGGVKVVTDKAWFAARPSGTEDVYKIYAESFVSQEHLEQVQREAKEIVDAALGA
- a CDS encoding DUF6177 family protein, coding for MGQVVRADAALVARVRRDTTRVVETAPGAVLSWAATHLLAEHGWRWRPSGAVPASDAVGDLLHVDLTIEHAPSPRLVLGTTPARFLGAFDRTVTHSPYEGAEALSPSALTALAERRSPVSSTLVVSSPDATVGGLLVVERGPRSVFETLRVVVAIDDRGAVRDRLQAGLLAVSQGRHPQSGLFSTSRGRLDGVTEPVLRGPTTPLAVFAGARAVRTRGLSGRIDQLGGTPVGPVRAPGALFWFDGDEPQRWLAAVDLARGVRADDLHRATSSRDDGTRTGEVR
- a CDS encoding DUF6507 family protein, producing the protein MSTGSWKIDPAGVQTVLDGMQTSLDGTAAALQSVQTGVADASGGAGAVVNEALGAFVDQVSDDVDQVTYRLVGGVQGVRGAVNAYVQGDLEMAADFQRVGTTAHETHDISLFVQNASTDGSTRAPGVDR
- a CDS encoding RNase A-like domain-containing protein: MSGVPIGDHGLVDPDGIPGAELDLTTVSAAATTISGGGEAMRTVADEIPGKWQALAGVYEAPESGQVLTLMDPVVDDTHTIGTAARGVAKALDTYASDAAGPKKQLDDLRVEATAFVARVRGGVPKATSPYTTTTAPQVDGSWNAYGATRSDAPPEKTTVPWYEDVVTKHENDDIIRRINTQVALLEQAQADCATAIKTASGASLKGAYVAPTENDLNARGIDLPWSKPGTAEGKTCGEQFSEGATDELLNSLESGIHMLGFDNQGDWSTDTLGSTWGGVVDGAATIGLFLSPFAWLDAALDPKGDAAKAHDAAGKALGDWWSGAQEHPGAAAGAAAMGFGLGLAGPGGLAKDTAKATELAEGLGKLGLHGLSRDVRSWVENGASKQSVDALHDLVDRTYRDYAGSDDFTPGLGKGDGSFDQMLRGEMAQFADEHPDLLRPHDEASLPHGVESKPFTAAGGLQAAEQAGGHTLERHVRTDLHGKELDDWIRSRNNGTTPNSTYTLPVDHVDRLVANNLDFNHGAIQEWLRSNQGPGKPTPTEGFDWPADRVVGRGYEPGRVPPMNDDTVVRVVLRWNPGGEPPYRVITSYPKATVEN
- a CDS encoding RNase A-like domain-containing protein, producing the protein MNAEVLDWPADRMVGRGFNPSRVPPMSDSTVVHAVLKYDTSQQPPCVVLTSYPIGEMG
- a CDS encoding contact-dependent growth inhibition system immunity protein, with product MTTSPERLRELGRLAPHIYDFLAADFNVDWDLDHLDAEAVYRNVLDGLLPSERTLYLFEAHLLRNALTDDENDTERRVVVDDCFIPLLRGVHLVPDEMRPVDLDELTARFPRFWTLIGGYFNDDWRDDYETAEGVYDDALRRMTRSKVEQLDAELESIAVDFPTGDDVERLLDALGTGLDPLLDTGRTPAQWLEDLRRYVRGDLGARTS
- a CDS encoding contact-dependent growth inhibition system immunity protein, with protein sequence MSHSVRTGTSVFTGGTDDANRIVAYALDANHLRIRAWVAEDCPKPLRIYAVPGGVTGRGMPFGTIQDLDAVRVVLTAAPDRPTGYTVLTAYPAPASITATNFTAFDDFVGAYFHQDWADAPYGGPDALEHSLAISSPDEQRALLADVRDLDEALPDAAALGGRLVELDCNYVPEDDGLDDRTWLRQVAERLEQELAA
- a CDS encoding class I SAM-dependent methyltransferase — encoded protein: MTDTTQTAVTFGTGGDEPYARALRSDGRLRLTDTDRPDLAVTMDVGRWSAAADRVDRSLLDGVDGPVIDIGCGPGRMLVAARALGIPSLGVDVSAEAVAIAQRSGGRAVQGSVFEAVPEEGRWDTALVLDGNIGIGGDPVALLARCRDIVRVGGRVVVETHTDRAADRSYQARVVDADGHESDEFPWAEVGLDALRRHALAAGLEPRSSWTAAGRSFCELVA
- a CDS encoding DUF2064 domain-containing protein, whose translation is MTAVDDVTVVVIAKECLPGKVKTRLAPAITAEGAARVAAASLDDTLRTVQALPVTRRVLFFDGDVVPDAAAGFDVLHQPGGGLDERLGFLFDTMTGPTLLVGMDTPQFSADDVAPVLEAPERDAWFGPAEDGGFWSLYLRDPDGTYLRGVPMSQDDTGAVQRARLVDAGLDIGTLPTLLDVDLIDDAHRVAQLAPDSAFAAALAASPSVLTTGGSR
- a CDS encoding glycosyltransferase family 2 protein; this translates as MNVDVILPCLDEADALPKVIGRLPDGYRAIVVDNGSTDGSADVARAHGALVVTETRRGFGSACAAGVAAATAEYVAFCDADASMDPAELPPLVARVATGSTDLALGRRVPTTPAAWAPHARFANRVLAVLMRRATGYKLRDLGPMRVMRRADLVALDLQDRRSGYPLEMVLAAHAAGWRVDESDIGYEQRIGDSKVTGTLRGTINAVRDMSRLLRKYRQEARVRTVAPAPAPAPAAHPAAAAAPAPAPAPAPAPEGTNA